TAAAGAGAAGGAATTAGGTGTTACGGAAATTGCCAATCGTTTGGGCTTGCATAAAAGTACTGTCTTTGGATTACTCAGGACACTTGAGCATTGGGGATATGTTGAACAAAACCAAGTTACTGGGAAATACCGTCTTGGTCTTAAACCATTAGAGTTGGGGAATCGAGTAAAAGAAGGTCTAGATTTAAGGGCTGTAGCTTTGCCATTTTTACAAGATCTTGTTGAAAGATACGGGGAAACCGTTCATTTGGCTGTTCACGACCGCGGAGAAATTGTCTATATTGAAAAAGTGGAAGGTCCAAACGCCATTCGAATGTACTCGCAAATTGGGCGACGGGCTCCAATGCATTGTACTGGCGTAGGTAAAGCTATCCTTGCTTTTAGACCCGAGAAGGAAATTGAAGAAATAATTCG
The sequence above is drawn from the Carboxydothermus pertinax genome and encodes:
- a CDS encoding IclR family transcriptional regulator; its protein translation is MKKNNNNDTLIQSVDRALRILDTFSLKEKELGVTEIANRLGLHKSTVFGLLRTLEHWGYVEQNQVTGKYRLGLKPLELGNRVKEGLDLRAVALPFLQDLVERYGETVHLAVHDRGEIVYIEKVEGPNAIRMYSQIGRRAPMHCTGVGKAILAFRPEKEIEEIIRSKGLKYFTPNTITDPKKLHEELSLIRENGYSLDREEIEIGLRCVAAPIRDSQNKVIAAISVAGPSMRMTEEKIQELIVSVKEAALEISKRLGYQTTSR